One Coffea arabica cultivar ET-39 chromosome 5e, Coffea Arabica ET-39 HiFi, whole genome shotgun sequence DNA segment encodes these proteins:
- the LOC140006831 gene encoding uncharacterized protein: MTPAVYTLQVHLPGQQLITFNKNSDLLQLMRKIDFSKTMLTEFFKMNKTNERAETLKCFYREFPEHFVWSFKYKAWTERKRKKAIGRLVAISPHEGERYYLRLLLTHVRAPTSFDDLLTISGQKMDCFRDAALALGLLQSDTYLQYTLEEAALFQMPSSLRLLFATILVHCSPTDPRFLWNKFPLELSADYHRSHHLCFYTAKEIRNKALQEIKKMVEQMGKSFADYHLTTDIPPAVHYDKLTKEIECERNIEVLAEDLIMSSRLNIEQQHAYDLILQSVFSPIGQSFFVDGPGGTGKTFLYRSLLATLRSQGHIAIAVATSGVAASILPGGRTAHSRFKMPLDFSRNKTCQISKQGSIARLLFQSRLILWDEASMAKREIVEAFDGLLRDIMDCDLPFGGKVVVFGGDFRQTLPVIKQATKQTLIESSLPNSPLWPKLQKLHLTQNMRAILDPAFSEFLLRIGEGREPVDIDGEITLSFEMVIPYTDKEKSLNRLLEFVFPDLTAYLKDPYSMINRCVLAPKNTSVDEINDMLIRRFPGNLHVYVSSDRTVDPRHQGDYEDFLNSQNPKGLPPHKLVLKENCPIMLMRNLNPTEGLCNGTRLICRELRQNTICAEIAFGQHQGKRIFLPKIPIQVSDNDKNGLPFIRTQFPVRVCFALTINKSQGQTLDYVGIYLREPVFSHGQLYVALSRVKTSAAVKVLILPGTFDGIKTDCKTRNVVFEEILHLTA; the protein is encoded by the exons ATGACTCCAGCTGTCTATACTCTACAGGTTCACCTACCTGGCCAGCAACTCATCACTTTCAACAAAAACTCGGACCTTTTACAGCTGATGAGGAAAATTGATTTCTCAAAAACCATGCTGACTGAGTtcttcaaaatgaacaaaacaaatgaaaggGCTGAAACCTTGAAGTGCTTTTATAGAGAATTTCCAGAGCATTTTGTTTGGTCTTTTAAATATAAAGCTTGGACTGAGAGAAAGCGTAAGAAAGCCATTGGAAGGCTAGTGGCAATCAGCCCTCATGAAGGTGAGAGATACTACCTTAGACTACTGCTCACTCATGTTCGAGCACCTACGTCATTTGATGACCTCTTAACTATTAGTGGCCAAAAAATGGATTGCTTTAGAGATGCTGCTTTGGCCCTTGGGCTTTTACAGTCCGATACATATCTACAATACACTCTTGAAGAAGCAGCTCTTTTTCAAATGCCATCCTCTTTGAGACTCTTATTTGCTACTATTCTTGTTCATTGTTCTCCGACAGATCCTCGATTTCTTTGGAACAAATTTCCGCTAGAACTCTCTGCAGATTACCACCGATCTCACCACCTCTGTTTTTATACGGCTAAAGAAATTAGAAATAAGGCCCTGcaggaaattaaaaaaatggtCGAACAAATGGGTAAGAGTTTTGCTGACTACCATCTAACTACAGACATTCCACCAGCTGTTCACTATGATAAGCTAACAAAAGAGATTGAATGTGAAAGAAATATTGAAGTTCTAGCAGAGGATCTAATAATGTCTTCGAGGTTAAATATTGAACAACAGCATGCCTATGATTTAATTCTGCAGTCAGTTTTCTCTCCCATTGGCCAGAGTTTTTTTGTTGATGGCCCTGGGGGAACTGGTAAGACTTTCTTATATCGGTCCCTTCTAGCTACTTTGAGATCCCAAGGCCACATTGCTATTGCAGTTGCAACGTCGGGTGTCGCAGCGTCTATTCTTCCAGGAGGAAGAACGGCCCACTCTAGATTCAAGATGCCACTAGATTTTTCTAGAAATAAAACCTGCCAGATTAGTAAACAGGGCAGTATTGCAAGATTGCTTTTTCAATCAAGGTTAATCTTGTGGGACGAGGCTTCAATGGCAAAACGAGAAATTGTTGAAGCCTTTGATGGTTTGCTTAGGGATATAATGGACTGTGACCTTCCATTTGGAGGAAAAGTAGTTGTTTTCGGTGGCGACTTCCGTCAAACTTTGCCGGTTATCAAACAGGCAACAAAACAGACTCTTATCGAATCCAGTCTTCCTAACTCTCCTTTGTGGCCTAAGCTCCAGAAGCTGCATTTGACACAAAATATGCGAGCCATCTTAGATCCAGCGTTCTCAGAATTCTTATTAAGAATAGGTGAAGGAAGAGAGCCTGTTGATATAGATGGCGAAATAACCTTATCTTTTGAGATGGTCATTCCTTATACTGACAAAGAGAAATCTTTGAACAG GTTGCTGGAAtttgtttttccagatttaacaGCCTATTTAAAAGATCCTTATAGTATGATCAATAGATGTGTCCTTGCACCAAAAAATACCTCAGTTGATGAAATAAATGACATGCTAATCAGAAGATTTCCTGGGAATCTTCATGTGTATGTCAGTTCTGATAGAACTGTTGATCCACGCCATCAAGGAGACTATGAAGATTTCTTGAATTCTCAAAATCCAAAAGGCCTTCCTCCTCACAAACTGGTGCTCAAAGAAAACTGTCCAATCATGCTTATGAGAAACCTCAACCCTACTGAAGGATTATGCAATGGTACACGACTCATTTGCAGAGAGCTAAGACAAAATACTATCTGTGCAGAGATAGCTTTTGGCCAACATCAAGGGAAAAGAATCTTTCTTCCTAAAATTCCTATACAAGTATCTGATAATGACAAGAATGGCCTGCCGTTTATAAGGACACAATTTCCTGTTCGTGTTTGTTTTGCCTTGACAATAAACAAATCCCAAGGTCAAACACTAGATTATGTTGGAATCTACCTCCGTGAGCCAGTTTTTTCTCACGGTCAACTATATGTTGCTTTATCTAGAGTTAAAACTTCTGCAGCAGTCAAAGTCCTTATCCTGCCTGGAACTTTTGATGGCATAAAAACTGATTGCAAGACTAGGAATGTTGTCTTTGAAGAAATACTTCACCTCACTGCATGA